In the genome of Campylobacter concisus, the window TCAAAGCTTTAACCTTTTCCCACACCTAACAGCGCTTCAAAATGTCACCGAAGCTCCGATCTATGTTCAAAAAAAGGATAAAAACGAAGCAATAAAAGAGGCAAAAGAGCTTTTAGCTAAAGTGGGGCTTAGCCACAAAGAAGATACCTATCCAAACAGGCTCTCAGGCGGACAAGCACAGCGCGTGGCCATCGCTAGAGCCTTAGCTGTAAATCCATACTTTTTACTACTTGACGAGCCTACAAGCGCGCTTGATCCAGAGCTTGAGGCTGAAGTTTTAAAGGTCATCTTATCTCTTGCAAAAGAGAAAAAGTCTATGGTCATCGTCACTCATAATATGAATTTTGCTAGAAAGATAGCTGATAGAATTTTGTTTTTAGATAAAGGCGTGATCGCATTTGATGGCTTGGTAGATGAGTTTTTTAATAGCCAAAACGAAAGAATAAAAAGCTTCATCTCCGCTATGGATATATGAAAATTTTAGCTAGAGTTTTTCTAGCTAAAATTACATTAAGCAAAATGAGGCTTTATCTGCTCGATCCAAGCTGA includes:
- a CDS encoding amino acid ABC transporter ATP-binding protein, yielding MAINFKNISKSYGDHLVLDNINTSFKEGQTTVIVGSSGCGKSTLLRCINLLEIPQSGILEVDDRAVNFKEKLSSKKLLEIRKKTGMVFQSFNLFPHLTALQNVTEAPIYVQKKDKNEAIKEAKELLAKVGLSHKEDTYPNRLSGGQAQRVAIARALAVNPYFLLLDEPTSALDPELEAEVLKVILSLAKEKKSMVIVTHNMNFARKIADRILFLDKGVIAFDGLVDEFFNSQNERIKSFISAMDI